The Methanomassiliicoccales archaeon genome has a segment encoding these proteins:
- a CDS encoding TetR/AcrR family transcriptional regulator, with protein MIKTPRTTKPASDRRIEFINAAEALFNEKGFENTSVDDIVQRVGVAKGLFYYYFKSREELLAAIVDRILDEVEQVVVEATKREGLTAMERLQEMSHSSDIVRLRCGKLMKFFHEERNQALHLQLEMRTMKFLVPAMEAIIRQGVEEGVFNTPYPRETAVALFGIKGVIAHANSGTDYCEDQERSIRIIAFLSERLLGAGEGTFLEFLREFKQRSMKNGCGV; from the coding sequence GTGATTAAAACGCCAAGAACTACCAAACCCGCATCCGACCGTCGCATCGAGTTCATCAACGCGGCCGAAGCGCTGTTCAACGAGAAGGGATTCGAGAACACTTCCGTCGACGATATCGTCCAGCGTGTCGGTGTCGCCAAGGGCCTGTTCTATTACTATTTCAAATCACGCGAGGAGCTCCTCGCCGCAATCGTGGACCGTATACTGGACGAGGTGGAGCAGGTCGTGGTCGAGGCCACAAAGCGAGAGGGCCTCACCGCCATGGAGCGGCTGCAGGAGATGAGCCATTCCTCCGACATCGTCCGCCTCCGCTGTGGAAAACTGATGAAGTTCTTCCACGAAGAGCGCAACCAGGCGCTGCATCTTCAGCTGGAGATGCGCACCATGAAGTTCCTGGTACCAGCGATGGAAGCGATAATCAGGCAAGGTGTGGAAGAAGGAGTCTTCAACACCCCCTATCCGCGGGAGACCGCTGTCGCGCTGTTCGGGATCAAGGGAGTCATTGCCCATGCCAACTCCGGGACAGATTATTGCGAGGATCAAGAAAGAAGCATCCGGATCATCGCGTTCCTGTCGGAACGCCTGCTCGGAGCCGGGGAGGGGACCTTCCTGGAGTTTCTGAGAGAGTTCAAACAACGCAGCATGAAGAACGGCTGCGGCGTGTGA
- a CDS encoding MDR family MFS transporter, with amino-acid sequence MFGRPKKEKKEAGPLTAEKKSEHRTRNFIMIGLSLGMLVSSLDQTVVGTSLPKIVGDLGGMNMFAWLFTAYMLGEVLAIPVAGKMSDRYGRKPVFLAGMGLFLAGSVLAGMSNSMEMLIACRAIQGVGGGVIMPVAMATVADLYAPTERGKIQGMMGGIFAISSVIGPFLGGFIVDNLDWRWVFYVNLPVGILALAVTSMKFPNQESDTSKRIDYTGMVTLASCLTPALLVMTWGGSTYSWGSVEIIGMTVLSVLSLVAFVLNERRAEDPILPLHLFREPIFTLGSLGLMIISMGLFGVIAFLPMFLQAVIGMSATSSGETLIPLMIGVMITILTSGFLLKRTGYKVWLLIGPPMSAFGLYMLSTLHAGSSQTDAIIYLVIVGMGLGAVMSNYMVAAQNVVSKKEMGVVTSSMTLFRSIGGTIGVTVLGAIVNQRMVEELGRNLPAGAVSSLPTTDVNSIGGLLMSPAAATIPGPIMESIRLSLSNSITYMFLMGAIIVMFALVTSVLIKGVPLKSAEEYHETASAENEPAKDVLKTEMAVAIDLPSHHKMVKK; translated from the coding sequence TTGTTCGGAAGACCAAAGAAAGAGAAGAAAGAGGCGGGGCCGCTGACTGCGGAGAAGAAGTCGGAGCACCGCACCCGCAATTTCATCATGATCGGCCTCTCACTCGGAATGCTGGTATCCAGCCTGGACCAGACGGTGGTCGGCACCAGCCTGCCGAAGATCGTGGGCGACCTGGGCGGCATGAACATGTTCGCCTGGCTGTTCACCGCCTATATGTTGGGCGAAGTGCTCGCCATACCAGTGGCTGGCAAGATGTCTGACCGCTACGGAAGGAAGCCAGTCTTCCTGGCCGGCATGGGCCTGTTCCTGGCCGGTTCGGTGCTGGCGGGAATGTCGAACTCGATGGAGATGCTCATCGCCTGTCGGGCAATCCAGGGTGTCGGTGGAGGTGTGATAATGCCGGTGGCAATGGCCACGGTCGCAGATCTCTACGCTCCAACAGAGAGGGGTAAGATCCAGGGCATGATGGGAGGCATATTCGCCATCTCCAGCGTCATCGGCCCGTTCTTGGGCGGATTCATAGTCGACAACCTCGACTGGCGCTGGGTGTTCTACGTGAACCTGCCGGTAGGAATATTGGCGCTGGCCGTCACATCGATGAAGTTCCCCAACCAGGAGAGCGACACGTCAAAGCGCATCGACTACACCGGGATGGTCACCCTGGCCTCGTGTCTCACACCAGCTCTGCTGGTCATGACCTGGGGCGGGAGCACCTACTCCTGGGGCAGCGTCGAGATCATCGGAATGACAGTGCTGTCCGTCCTGTCGCTGGTGGCGTTCGTGCTCAATGAACGTAGGGCGGAGGACCCGATCCTGCCGCTGCACCTGTTCCGCGAGCCGATCTTCACCCTGGGAAGCCTGGGCCTGATGATAATCTCCATGGGCCTGTTCGGCGTCATAGCCTTCCTGCCCATGTTCCTGCAGGCGGTCATAGGTATGAGCGCCACCAGCAGCGGTGAGACGCTCATCCCCCTGATGATCGGGGTCATGATAACCATACTAACTAGCGGATTCCTGCTCAAACGCACGGGATACAAGGTGTGGCTATTGATCGGACCCCCGATGTCCGCATTCGGCCTGTACATGCTGTCGACGCTTCACGCAGGCAGCTCGCAGACCGACGCGATCATCTATCTGGTCATCGTCGGCATGGGTCTGGGCGCGGTCATGTCCAACTACATGGTGGCAGCCCAGAACGTCGTGTCCAAGAAGGAGATGGGAGTGGTGACATCGTCGATGACCCTGTTCCGTAGCATCGGTGGGACCATCGGAGTGACCGTACTGGGCGCCATAGTCAACCAGCGCATGGTCGAGGAGCTCGGCCGCAACCTGCCCGCCGGAGCCGTGTCCAGCCTGCCCACCACCGACGTCAATTCGATCGGGGGGCTGCTGATGTCCCCGGCCGCAGCGACCATACCCGGCCCGATAATGGAGTCGATCCGTCTCTCTCTGAGCAACAGCATCACCTACATGTTCCTGATGGGGGCCATCATAGTGATGTTCGCCCTGGTCACGAGCGTATTGATTAAGGGCGTGCCGCTAAAGAGCGCTGAGGAGTACCACGAGACAGCCTCCGCAGAGAATGAGCCGGCCAAGGACGTCCTGAAGACAGAGATGGCAGTGGCGATAGACCTTCCTTCGCACCACAAAATGGTCAAGAAGTGA
- a CDS encoding zinc ribbon domain-containing protein, whose product MTVPEVCAWNLMVIGTYLRSGESMQKCWNCGADVPEQATYCPKCGKTFVATSPGSPQQPGPGGQPSQCPPPPYPYIPNYPYPPMQGGQLERKVDGLRNLVTAVLFLQIFFIILIFL is encoded by the coding sequence TTGACCGTTCCTGAGGTATGCGCCTGGAACCTGATGGTCATCGGCACATATCTTCGGTCTGGTGAGTCCATGCAAAAATGTTGGAATTGCGGAGCGGATGTTCCCGAACAAGCCACTTATTGTCCGAAGTGTGGAAAGACCTTCGTAGCTACCTCGCCTGGTTCCCCTCAGCAGCCTGGACCGGGCGGTCAGCCCTCTCAGTGTCCACCACCACCGTATCCCTACATCCCGAACTATCCATATCCACCAATGCAGGGCGGTCAGTTGGAACGTAAGGTGGACGGCCTCCGCAACCTGGTGACCGCGGTATTGTTCCTGCAGATCTTCTTCATTATCCTGATCTTTCTGTGA
- a CDS encoding ABC transporter permease, which translates to MTEAAWYRQPVIELKAAWAIAKKDMRIYYIKPNIIVSGIMFPLFMFLAFSVSTTAGPELLVPGLIAITILFSASSIEPVSIPIERRTKTFDRLLSAPVSLNSVVLGESLSGFLYSIGIAFIPLVAGILIFGLGVVSILPLVLGLLLTSFCIASMGTLFASYPTESPGDIMSMLNLVRLPLVFISGVFIPLASIPSYAQFVTYFSPLTYGFDLIHAAYTGTSHFDPLVDVGMLVLFIVIFQVAADRLYDRYKA; encoded by the coding sequence TTGACTGAGGCCGCATGGTACCGGCAGCCGGTCATCGAACTGAAAGCGGCCTGGGCCATTGCCAAGAAAGACATGCGGATCTACTACATCAAGCCGAACATCATCGTCTCCGGGATAATGTTCCCGCTCTTCATGTTCCTGGCCTTCTCCGTCAGCACCACGGCCGGTCCGGAACTGCTGGTTCCCGGTCTCATCGCCATCACCATTCTGTTCTCGGCATCATCCATCGAACCGGTGTCCATACCGATAGAAAGGAGGACGAAGACCTTCGACCGCCTGCTTTCCGCGCCGGTTTCGCTGAACAGCGTGGTCCTGGGAGAAAGCCTGAGCGGGTTCCTGTACAGCATAGGCATCGCCTTCATCCCGTTGGTGGCCGGGATACTGATCTTCGGCCTGGGAGTAGTCAGCATCCTCCCCCTGGTGTTGGGTCTCCTCCTGACCTCTTTCTGCATCGCCTCCATGGGGACGCTGTTCGCTTCCTATCCGACAGAGAGCCCGGGGGACATCATGTCCATGCTCAACCTCGTCCGATTGCCGCTGGTGTTCATCTCCGGGGTGTTCATACCGCTGGCATCGATCCCGTCCTACGCCCAGTTCGTGACCTATTTCTCACCTCTGACCTACGGGTTCGACCTCATTCATGCCGCCTATACCGGAACCTCGCACTTCGATCCCTTGGTTGACGTGGGCATGCTGGTACTTTTCATCGTGATCTTCCAGGTGGCGGCGGACCGGCTTTATGACCGGTACAAGGCCTGA
- a CDS encoding ATP-binding cassette domain-containing protein: MKVSRVLTLLAIEVKHLSKRFGDFQAVTDINLSVQDGETFGFLGPNGAGKTTTIRILTGISAPTEGTASIFGLDIVKETIAAKGLMGVVPETSNVYDDLSAWRNLMFSAELYGIGKSVRERKGQELLEMFGLWSRRGDKARGYSKGMKRRLTLAMGLINEPRLLFLDEPTSGLDVQSNLIIRDVIRDLNARKVTVFLTTHNIEEANLVCDHVAIVNRGRIAAVDSPERLKGTIQSVQSVEVAFDRPSAELMETLKGMGRASEVRKEGDKFRIFTEDPAAVMAELMEYSKMQANRIISMNTFGPSLEDVFIKLTGLEINAKGVRTVD, encoded by the coding sequence GTGAAAGTTTCGAGGGTCCTAACATTGTTGGCGATCGAGGTCAAGCATCTCTCCAAGAGGTTCGGGGATTTTCAGGCGGTCACGGACATAAACCTATCTGTCCAGGATGGAGAGACCTTCGGGTTCCTCGGCCCCAATGGCGCAGGCAAGACCACGACCATCCGTATCCTGACCGGCATCTCCGCCCCCACCGAGGGAACGGCGTCCATCTTCGGGCTGGACATCGTCAAGGAGACCATCGCCGCCAAGGGGTTGATGGGAGTGGTACCTGAGACCTCGAACGTCTACGACGATCTGTCGGCATGGCGCAACCTGATGTTCTCCGCCGAACTTTACGGAATCGGCAAGAGCGTTAGGGAAAGGAAGGGTCAAGAGCTTCTCGAAATGTTCGGGCTGTGGTCAAGGAGGGGTGATAAGGCCAGAGGATACTCCAAAGGGATGAAGCGACGACTTACTCTGGCCATGGGGCTCATCAATGAGCCGCGCCTACTATTCCTGGATGAGCCGACCTCGGGCTTGGACGTGCAGAGCAATCTGATCATCCGGGATGTCATCCGGGACCTGAACGCAAGGAAGGTGACTGTCTTCCTTACCACGCATAACATCGAGGAGGCCAACCTGGTCTGCGATCATGTGGCGATCGTCAACCGGGGACGCATCGCCGCCGTAGATTCGCCGGAAAGGCTCAAGGGGACCATCCAGAGCGTGCAGTCGGTGGAGGTGGCATTCGACCGGCCTTCAGCTGAACTGATGGAAACACTAAAAGGAATGGGCCGGGCCAGCGAGGTCCGTAAGGAAGGGGACAAGTTCCGGATATTCACCGAGGACCCCGCGGCGGTCATGGCGGAGCTGATGGAGTATTCGAAGATGCAGGCGAACCGGATAATCAGCATGAACACTTTCGGACCGAGCCTGGAGGACGTCTTCATCAAGCTGACGGGCCTGGAGATCAACGCCAAGGGGGTGAGGACGGTTGACTGA
- a CDS encoding universal stress protein, giving the protein MELYRSILVPTDGSEYTKAATLHGLALAKLAGAEVTALFVIDDDVYMTKTWGPIMPTTVPDLTKVLESEGAKAVTSVQSEGEKMGVKVVTKIEWGSPANTIVKDSGNFDLIVMGSLGRSGVSKFLMGSVAEKVVRFAECPVLVVKNQRMAVPNKE; this is encoded by the coding sequence ATGGAACTCTATCGAAGTATTCTTGTTCCCACCGATGGAAGCGAGTACACCAAGGCGGCGACCTTGCATGGACTGGCTTTGGCAAAATTGGCCGGTGCTGAGGTCACTGCGCTGTTCGTGATAGATGACGACGTGTACATGACGAAGACCTGGGGTCCGATCATGCCGACCACCGTTCCCGACCTGACGAAGGTCCTCGAGAGCGAAGGGGCCAAGGCAGTCACCTCGGTTCAATCCGAAGGAGAGAAGATGGGGGTCAAGGTCGTGACCAAGATAGAGTGGGGGTCTCCAGCGAACACGATCGTCAAGGATTCCGGGAACTTCGACCTGATAGTGATGGGCTCGCTCGGCCGTTCGGGTGTCTCGAAGTTCCTAATGGGCAGTGTGGCCGAGAAGGTGGTCCGATTCGCCGAGTGTCCTGTCCTGGTGGTCAAGAACCAAAGGATGGCTGTGCCGAACAAGGAATGA